The DNA region AAGCCATTGCGGAAGTACATAGAAAATACTTTGCCGCAGGAGCGGATATTGTAGAAACCAATACGTTTTCCAGTACAACAATTGCCATGGCAGATTACGACATGGAAGAGTTAGTGTATGATTTGAATTTTGAATCCGCGCGAATTGCTAAAATGGTTGCAGATGAGTTTACGGCCAAAGAGCCAAATAAACCTCGCTTTGTAGTGGGTAGTTTAGGACCTACCAATAAAACGGCAAGCATGTCTCCCGATGTGAACGACCCTGGGTATAGAGCGGTTTCTTTTGATGAGTTACGAATAGCATACAAACAGCAGGTAGAAGCTTTGTTGGATGGAGGGGTGGATATGCTAATGGTTGAGACTATTTTTGATACGTTGAACGCCAAAGCGGCATTATTTGCAATAGAAGAAGTAAAGGAAGAGCGTAATATAGATGTCCCAATAATGGTAAGCGGCACGATTACCGATGCCTCGGGAAGAACTTTATCAGGGCAAACGGCTGAAGCATTTTTAATTTCAGTTTCGCATATTCCAATCTTTTCGGTTGGTTTTAATTGTGCTTTGGGCGCGGACCAGTTGGTACCTCACTTAGAAGTTTTGTCATCCAAATCAGAACATGCTATTTCTGCTCACCCTAATGCCGGTTTGCCAAATGCTTTTGGGGAATACGATGAAACGCCAGAGCAAATGGCGGCACAGATAAAAGAATATGTAGAAAAAGGTCTAGTCAATATCGTTGGCGGTTGCTGTGGTACTACACCGGAACATATTAAGGCAATTGCAGACTTGGTAAACAAGTATGATCCAAGAGGAATAAACGTGGCATCTTGATTGGAAAGATACAGTGAACAAATAAAGAACAATTATCAATTATCACAAAAGTGATTGAGATACTATGAGTGACAACTCAAATATACTGACAACCAACGACCAACAACCAGCAACTAGACATTTAAAACTATCCGGTCTAGAGCCTTTGGTCATCACCCCTGAAAGCAATTTCGTAAATGTGGGCGAACGTACCAATGTAGCTGGATCTAAACGATTTTTACGACTTATTAAAGAACGTAAGTTCGAAGAAGCCCTAGATGTTGCCAGAGATCAGGTGGAAGGTGGGGCCCAAATCATCGATATTAATATGGATGATGGTTTGATCGATGGTAAAGAAGCCATGGTTAAATTTTTGAACCTTGTTATTGCGGAGCCTGATATTGCCCGTGTGCCTATCATGATAGATAGTTCCAAATGGGATATTATTGAAGCAGGTCTACAAGTGGTTCAGGGCAAGTGTGTGGTAAACTCCATTAGTTTAAAAGAAGGTAAGGAAGAGTTCGTAAGACACGCCAAGCTTATCAAGAGATACGGAGCAGCGGTAATCGTAATGGCTTTTGACGAAGTAGGTCAGGCCGATAATTATGACAGGCGGATAGAAATATCTAAACGGTCTTATGATATTTTGGTAGACGAAGTAGGTTTTGCGCCCGAGGATATCATTTTTGACCTGAATATATTTCCCGTTGCAACGGGGATGGACGAGCACAAACTTAATGCGCTAGATTTTATAAGGGCAACGAAGTGGGTTCGTGAAAATTTACCTCATGCCAGTGTTAGTGGAGGGGTAAGTAATGTTTCTTTTTCCTTTAGGGGTAATAATCCTGTGCGTGAAGCTATGCATTCCGTCTTTTTGTACCACGCTATAAAAGCGGGTATGAACATGGGAATCGTCAATCCGACCATGTTGGAGATATATGATGATATTCCAAAGGATTTGTTGGAACATGTTGAGGATGTTATTCTAAACCGTAGAGATGATGCAACGGAACGATTGTTAGATTTTGCGGAATCCGTTGTGGGTACTGCCAAAGAAAGCAAAGTAGACCTTTCGTGGCGTGAAGAGCCTTTACAAAATAGAATTACGAGAGCTCTTGTAAAGGGAATCGATCAATATATAATAGAAGATGTAGAGGAGGCACGTGTCGCGGCAGACAAACCAATTGAGGTCATTGAAGGAAACTTAATGGCCGGTATGAACGTGGTAGGCGACCTTTTCGGAAGCGGAAAAATGTTTTTGCCGCAGGTAGTGAAATCTGCTCGTGTAATGAAAAAAGCGGTGGCTTATTTACTACCGTACATTGAGGAAGAGAAGTTGAAAAACCCTCAGATTGGTGACGATAAGGGGAATGGAAAAATATTGATGGCCACCGTAAAAGGTGATGTTCATGATATTGGTAAAAACATAGTTAGCGTTGTTCTGGCCTGTAATAATTATGAAATAGTGGACCTTGGGGTTATGGTGCCACCCGAGAAAATTATAGCAGCTGCTATTGAGCACAACGTAGATGTAATAGGCCTCAGCGGACTTATAACTCCCTCTCTTGATGAGATGGTGCATTTGGCCAAAGAAATGGAGCGTAAGAACTTTAAACTGCCGTTGCTCATTGGTGGGGCAACTACTAGTAAAGCTCATACTGCGGTTAAAATTGACCCACAATATAGTG from Zobellia alginiliquefaciens includes:
- the metH gene encoding methionine synthase, whose amino-acid sequence is MSDNSNILTTNDQQPATRHLKLSGLEPLVITPESNFVNVGERTNVAGSKRFLRLIKERKFEEALDVARDQVEGGAQIIDINMDDGLIDGKEAMVKFLNLVIAEPDIARVPIMIDSSKWDIIEAGLQVVQGKCVVNSISLKEGKEEFVRHAKLIKRYGAAVIVMAFDEVGQADNYDRRIEISKRSYDILVDEVGFAPEDIIFDLNIFPVATGMDEHKLNALDFIRATKWVRENLPHASVSGGVSNVSFSFRGNNPVREAMHSVFLYHAIKAGMNMGIVNPTMLEIYDDIPKDLLEHVEDVILNRRDDATERLLDFAESVVGTAKESKVDLSWREEPLQNRITRALVKGIDQYIIEDVEEARVAADKPIEVIEGNLMAGMNVVGDLFGSGKMFLPQVVKSARVMKKAVAYLLPYIEEEKLKNPQIGDDKGNGKILMATVKGDVHDIGKNIVSVVLACNNYEIVDLGVMVPPEKIIAAAIEHNVDVIGLSGLITPSLDEMVHLAKEMERKNFKLPLLIGGATTSKAHTAVKIDPQYSEAVVHVNDASRAVTVVGDLLQKETSAGYKKAIKEDYDVFRDKFLSRTKKKEYKTIEAARENRFKIDWDASEIVKPKELGIQVIEDIDLEKLVPFIDWTPFFRSWELHGKYPDILTDEVVGEQATELFADAQKMLNDILKDKKLTGKGVFGIFPANTLENYDDIEVDVEDGNETKKYTFRTLRQQLQRREGVPDYALSDFIAPKESGKQDYVGCFCVTTGFGTDELADTYRENLDDYNSILVKALSDRLAEAFAEYLHLEVRTKHWGYASDEHLENDELIDEKYKGIRPAPGYPACPDHLEKLTLWDMLKVEERIGVKLTDSLAMWPASSVSGYYFGNAESRYFGLGKIKEDQVEDFAERRGITVEKATKWLAPNIADD
- a CDS encoding homocysteine S-methyltransferase family protein, translated to MKSIQEILKERILVLDGAMGTMLQRYKFTEEDFRGERFKDWKSPVQGNNDLLSLTQPEAIAEVHRKYFAAGADIVETNTFSSTTIAMADYDMEELVYDLNFESARIAKMVADEFTAKEPNKPRFVVGSLGPTNKTASMSPDVNDPGYRAVSFDELRIAYKQQVEALLDGGVDMLMVETIFDTLNAKAALFAIEEVKEERNIDVPIMVSGTITDASGRTLSGQTAEAFLISVSHIPIFSVGFNCALGADQLVPHLEVLSSKSEHAISAHPNAGLPNAFGEYDETPEQMAAQIKEYVEKGLVNIVGGCCGTTPEHIKAIADLVNKYDPRGINVAS